gacggggtttcaccatactggccaggctggtctcgagctcctaacctcatgattcacctgtctcggcctcccaaagtgctgggattacaggcgtgagccaccgtgcacggccatcaatttttgtatttttagtagagatggggtttcaccatgttggccaggctggtcttgaactcctgacgtcaagtagtctgcctgcctcgccctcccaaaatgctgggattacaggcgtgagccaccgcacccagccttaaagcaagttacttaattctcAAAAAAGGTATCTTCAGAGTTATCTAGTCCAATCCCTTCACTAACAGTTGAAGAAGCACCCTGGCCAACACTGGTTGATGGTAGGCAAAGGGCTGAAGTCCAGGTTTCATGACCACATTCTACTCCATAGTACTACAGCTCTCCTGCATAAATCAATCTTGCACCCCTTAACCGGTTATGATTTCCACAAGGTAacaaatacacatatgtatacacattgcCAACTGCAAGCCCCTCTTCCACAGACTCAGGCAGGAGTGTAGGTCCTTTCAAGAGGCTTCCATTTTTCTTCCATAGGGAGCTTAGCTGTTTTGTTAACACATAACCAAAGCCTTGCTCTCACATATTTAGGCAATGCAATCCCCATGACAGAATGTGTATGTAGAAGTCCTCATAAACCAGGATTTCACTGGAGACATCATGAAACTGTACCCTTCCATGACTGGAGAATTGCACAAATGGGGCATCATCACACAAGCACTTGttcatcacacacacactctggtATAAATCCTCAGTACTGTTCTTGGACATCTCCCCAAATACCTTTTCCGCATGCTCGCTCACATCAGTAGCTCCACTGCCTCTGATCCTtttacatgaatttatttctataCAATGTTCTAAAAACACCCCTTGGTTTGTacataagtttttttctttttttcttcatttttaaattactttataacAACtggtttcctgattttttttttaatttcctttcctctgaaatctgccatgatttaaaaaaaaaaaaaaaagacaaaaagaaaaatgctgtggCTAGAGGACAGgggtggagagagggaaaaaaaggacaaaaataaacaaaacatcaaaTATGAAAATTCTCAGAGATAATGCATTTATAAACACAGAAATGGTTACAACAAAGATGGCCGTGATGAGTgagtataatatatttatatatatatatttatatataaatccgTGTCCGGCATCTGACTGTGGCACCTAGGGAGCTAAGTCCAGTCCTTGCGTTTGCCTTGAACTCTCCCTTCTCCGCAACACCCCTGTTTTGGAGTTTCACAGATAACACAAAGCCTCCCACAGCTCCTTGGGGGTGGGTTGGGGAGACTGAGAGTATAGGGTCTTTgtaggcagagaaggagagaggctTCAAGGAAATCCGTAAAACCATAACACACACTTCTAAGCCACCTGTGACCAACTTGGGAATTTCTGGCCCCTTGGGGACCACATCTCAGCCCTTGCCCCCTTCAAATAAAAGGAGGTCTAGCCCCTACCCCAAATCTCCTTCTACCAGCAGTCAATAGGAAGCAAAGTGAGACGATGTAGGGGAAGAAATGGCTCTCAGGGACTGAGGCATTTGAGAAACCTCTGTTCTTTTGCAGGCAAGAATAGAACAAGAGGCTGGTTGCATTTGGGGCTCCCTTTTCTCTGTTATCTGGGAGGGCCAGCCTCTAGTCTTACATCAGCCCAAACTTTGAGGATAAGGAGGGTAAGGATAGGGTAAGTGGCCACACTGGACAAGGTTCTATGAGGTCATAGCAAATCCTTCCCTTGAGCACCGACCCCCAGTTTTAGAAGCTTTGCTTGGGAGGGGAGGCTGCTGGATGACACCATCAGCTCAGTATTCCTTTGCAATCAGGAGGGCTGATGTTCCTTTTGAAGAAGAGTTCAGAAAAAGGATGGTATCCTGTGAAGGAAAGCCGTGACAGAGGCCCAAGGAGATGGAGCCAAGGCCTGTCAAGGAAGAAAAGGACTTTTCCCACCAAGAGTTGGAGAAAGAAGACACCAGGActacttcttcctcttcccagtGGGTGGCAGCACGGATCTCTAAGAGCTGGCCAGGTGCTCCACCTGGATGGTGCTGGTGGTGACAGTGAGGCAGATGTCCTTATGATGCTCCGCCGTCTTATACGGGGTCAGGTCAAAGGAACACTGGGGTGGAGGGTTGGGATTGctgtccccaccacccccaccctgggGGGCTGCCCCAGGAGACTGGAAGTGTGGTGgtggctgttgctgctgctgctgctgctgctgctgctgctgctgctgctgctgtgatgCCTGggaggcctgggcctgggcctgggcttgAGCCTGAGCCTGAGCCTGGGCTTGAGCTtgagcctgggcctgggccactgctgccgctgctgctgctgcctgcaCCTGTTGCTGAAGATCAGGCGGGTTGTGTTTGCGCATATGTTTCATAAGGTATGTTTCCTGAGGGAGATGGTAAAAAGAAGTTGAGggataaagaggaaggaaaagagattaCTTGTAACTAGCACCCCAGGCTCTGATTCTGCTGTAAGCAGAGTAAGCTTTATACTGGTTTTCTGGAGCCAAGACTGAGCAAAACTCAAGTAGCACTTTCAGTGGCTCactactgagaaaaaaaagagaggaaccTTTAGAAGTCACTCAACATTCAACTGGCAAAGGAATGAGCTGCTATTTTTTTCAAAGACCCCTGAATGAAACAACTTTACAACCTTTTCTGGAGTCTCATGGAAAATATCtaactgggccaggtgcggtggctcacacctgtaatcccagtactttgggaggctgaggtaggtggatcacttgaggtcaggagtttgagaccagcctgggcaacatggtgaaaccccatgtctactaaaaatacaaaaagttgctGGGCATGGcaacatgcacctgtaatcccacctacttgggaggctgaggcaggagaatcgcttgaacccaggaggtggaggttacagtgagccgagccgagatcacaccactgcactccagcctgggtgacagggcgagactgtgtctcaaaaagaaaaaaaaaaaaaaaagaagaagaaaatgcctAACTGAAATCCAGCTCCCCTCAAAATTTCAAGTGGCTTTATTTTGCCTTATGTTTAAGTAAAATGAAGAATTACAGCTTATGCGTCTCTATAGGATTAGGAGATCAGGCATCCCCTAAATTCCTCAGAATGGGTCTAattaatttctgaatatttacCTGTTCTGCTAAGTTGGAGCTAGGGAGGCAGGGTATTCACTGCAACAGATCTCTACCCAGAAAATGGGGTGAAGTGGACTGTACTCTTAGAGGACtatgaggaaggagagaagaaacgGAGCACTCACTGATGTGTATGCCCGACTGCAGATAGTGCAGGTGTACACCTTGGCATGCTTCACTGTGTGCGTAGACAGGTGCACCTCTAGTGAGGCTGCATCCGTGTACGCCCGATGACAGTTGTGGCACTTGAAGGGTTTATCTTTGTTGTGTTGCCGTCTGTGGGACTGAGAAAATTGGGAGAAACCAGAATGAATACATTGTACTCTTTCCTCCTGCCCCCTTGACCTCGATGGAAAGCAAAAAGGTAGGTGTCAGGcctcccagcttctccctctaTCTGAAGAAAGTAGAAATTGTTTCAAATGAAACTTGAGAAGCTACAGGCTAAGGGTGGAAGCATACCTCATGTAGCACATACCAGGATCCCAAGACAGCTTATGCCCGTCTCACCAGTCCAGTGGTTCTTAAAATGAGGCATGGGGATCTTTAGGGAACACTAAGACCTTCACAGGGGGCCCACAGGgtcaaaactctttttttttttttttcccagatgaagtctctcactctgtcgctcaggttggagtgcagcggcacaatctcggctcattgcaacctccgcttccc
This sequence is a window from Homo sapiens chromosome 12, GRCh38.p14 Primary Assembly. Protein-coding genes within it:
- the ZNF384 gene encoding zinc finger protein 384 isoform X7; protein product: MCSLTFYSKSEMQIHSKSHTETKPHKCPHCSKTFANSSYLAQHIRIHSGAKPYSCNFCEKSFRQLSHLQQHTRIHSKMHTETIKPHKCPHCSKTFANTSYLAQHLRIHSGAKPYNCSYCQKAFRQLSHLQQHTRIHTGDRPYKCAHPGCEKAFTQLSNLQSHRRQHNKDKPFKCHNCHRAYTDAASLEVHLSTHTVKHAKVYTCTICSRAYTSETYLMKHMRKHNPPDLQQQVQAAAAAAAVAQAQAQAQAQAQAQAQAQAQAQASQASQQQQQQQQQQQQQQQQPPPHFQSPGAAPQGGGGGDSNPNPPPQCSFDLTPYKTAEHHKDICLTVTTSTIQVEHLASS